The Prevotella sp. E9-3 genome has a window encoding:
- the metA gene encoding homoserine O-succinyltransferase → MPLRLPDLLPAIDILKKENIFVMDDTRAHSQDIRPLKIVILNLMPLKITTETDLIRLLSNTPLQLDISFMKLKSHTPKNTPIEHMMMFYRDFEAMRDEKFDGMIITGAPVETMDFEDVFYWDEITTIFDWARTHVTSTLYICWAAQAGLYYHYGVPKYPLQKKMFGIFSQRKLVEHLPIFRGFDDMFMMPHSRHTEIHKEDIFACPELQLIADSDESGACIVMARNGREFYITGHMEYSPNTLDNEYRRDKDIRNDVEIPRNYYLNNDPNNKPIVSWRAHANLFYNNWINYYVYQETPYDITKIG, encoded by the coding sequence ATGCCATTAAGACTTCCAGACCTTTTACCTGCAATTGATATTCTCAAGAAAGAGAATATATTCGTGATGGATGATACAAGGGCGCATTCACAAGATATACGCCCATTGAAGATTGTCATTCTGAACCTGATGCCTCTTAAAATAACTACAGAGACTGACCTTATACGCTTATTATCGAACACGCCTCTGCAGCTTGACATCAGTTTTATGAAATTGAAAAGCCATACGCCCAAGAATACTCCAATCGAACATATGATGATGTTTTATCGCGACTTTGAGGCTATGCGCGATGAGAAGTTTGATGGAATGATTATCACGGGTGCGCCAGTTGAGACAATGGATTTCGAAGACGTTTTCTATTGGGATGAGATAACAACGATCTTTGACTGGGCACGTACTCACGTAACGAGTACGCTCTATATATGCTGGGCAGCTCAAGCTGGTCTTTATTATCATTACGGTGTTCCAAAGTATCCTTTACAGAAAAAGATGTTTGGCATTTTCTCTCAGCGCAAATTAGTAGAACATCTGCCAATATTCCGTGGATTTGATGATATGTTTATGATGCCTCATAGCCGTCATACTGAAATTCACAAGGAAGATATTTTTGCTTGTCCTGAGCTACAGCTTATTGCAGACTCTGATGAAAGTGGGGCTTGTATTGTAATGGCTCGTAACGGTAGAGAATTTTATATAACAGGGCATATGGAGTATTCACCCAATACTCTTGATAATGAGTATCGACGTGATAAGGATATACGTAACGATGTTGAGATTCCACGCAATTATTATCTGAATAACGACCCAAATAATAAGCCGATTGTTTCATGGCGTGCTCATGCTAATTTGTTTTACAATAATTGGATAAACTATTACGTATATCAGGAAACTCCATACGATATAACAAAGATTGGATGA
- a CDS encoding PP2C family serine/threonine-protein phosphatase produces the protein MIEYNISASSIVGCVRDNNEDMLLVGDHFIRDDAKELKASFSSDDRYLLALADGMGGHNRGEVASSDTLHNLQFFFNDLPLGLSIGDFNESIYEWLTSMNNILESKGRSDAQYVNMGTTLVGLVFYCHEFYWMNCGDSRLYRLRNGELKQLTVDHSLSNMLGQHAHSHIITNCIGGGCKTSFIDIMDFTADVAEGDTYMLCSDGLTDMLSDSDIENMLNAGATASKLCEAAERAGGLDNISVILANITSIH, from the coding sequence ATGATTGAGTATAATATTTCTGCATCCAGTATTGTAGGATGTGTAAGAGACAATAATGAAGACATGTTGCTTGTGGGCGACCATTTTATTCGCGATGATGCAAAAGAATTGAAAGCTTCTTTCTCTTCAGATGATCGTTATCTACTGGCTTTGGCCGACGGAATGGGTGGTCATAACCGAGGGGAAGTAGCAAGTAGTGATACACTTCACAATTTGCAGTTCTTTTTCAACGATCTTCCTTTAGGTCTCAGCATCGGTGACTTTAATGAGTCTATCTATGAGTGGTTGACAAGTATGAACAACATCCTTGAGTCAAAGGGACGTAGCGATGCACAGTATGTGAATATGGGAACAACTTTAGTTGGACTTGTTTTTTATTGTCATGAGTTCTATTGGATGAACTGTGGAGATAGTCGTCTTTACAGATTGCGTAATGGAGAACTGAAACAGCTGACAGTAGATCATTCACTTAGTAATATGCTTGGTCAGCATGCACATTCACATATCATTACCAATTGTATTGGCGGTGGTTGTAAGACCAGTTTCATTGATATTATGGATTTTACCGCCGATGTAGCCGAAGGTGATACCTATATGCTTTGTAGTGACGGATTGACTGATATGTTGTCTGATTCTGATATTGAGAATATGTTGAATGCTGGTGCTACTGCTTCGAAACTGTGTGAAGCCGCTGAACGAGCTGGAGGACTAGATAATATTTCTGTTATTTTGGCTAACATAACTTCTATCCACTGA
- a CDS encoding FHA domain-containing protein has product MEGVNGAVIGRKQGPYSHYFQGNMYVSGVHAQLRYNAGSGWSITDKHSSNGTRLNGRVLQPDVEMSLSDGDVLTIANVNLQVSVKVV; this is encoded by the coding sequence ATGGAAGGTGTAAATGGTGCAGTGATTGGAAGAAAACAAGGACCCTATTCACACTATTTCCAAGGGAATATGTATGTATCGGGCGTTCACGCTCAGCTCCGATATAATGCTGGGTCGGGCTGGAGTATAACAGACAAGCATTCTTCCAATGGTACCCGATTGAACGGACGCGTACTACAACCTGATGTTGAAATGTCGCTTAGCGATGGCGATGTTCTTACTATTGCAAATGTTAATCTGCAGGTGAGTGTGAAAGTTGTATAG
- a CDS encoding AAA family ATPase, which translates to MICENCHKENRNIAKFCRWCGTPLVSQNVLDKLVGLDDLKNQLKTIVDTYTFLRSRKDVATVRLSVNAIIIGETGTGKTALAEILKEYFYQHKIISKSKLTIVDAVDYNRFVDNWDENIKNASDGILFFDNVQKLLPDKYSNQVNPLDKLFVEMDKWNDNPIVVMAGLPKGLDDFLESNPAVTNRFKYTFRLPTPNYHELTDIAKMELRMKYGILNFSAEADKQLERYFKYQIKIKDDTFGNAHLAMKTAEDIFTSFISRGSNAEQVEIDDIKGYVPKERSLDEILADLNNYIGMNEVKQAVREIAYTVQNSIQRAERGLGEQEKMGMHIVLTGNPGTGKTTIARKLGEILSAIGYLDSGHVVEVDRSQMVSQYQGETPKVVNRLCDKAMGGILFVDEAYTLAPVSQTGDRDAQGAQALETLMKRMEDDRDKFVVIAAGYRTEMENLFRVNPGMHSRFNYFLNIDDYTPDELYQIMTVFAKEKKYIFTPEAEALTRKLITEMYESRGKDFANGRTMRSLFDQMCKKQAQRLQQNDLSQMSNEELMTFVESDIPYEAPKDVNLDDCLKQLDGLVGLSGVKQEISNLASFLTLQVKRGETNTFQGKHYVFTGNPGTGKTTVARIMANVFKTLGIVSRGQLVEADRSKLVAGYSGQTAIKTNQLIDTALGGVLFIDEAYTLKSNDGDSFGAEAIDTLLKRLEDDRGKFVCIVAGYTDQMHDFIDTNPGLKSRFTQTIHFDDYTPDELTQIFMNMASAKQFTVDASTEQAIHRQFEQLYLRRDKNFGNAREARRIFDEAIEKQSQRLITLMNNPDFKEEDMFRITAEDLPITQSRAARPLDDVLNELDEFIGMRSVKNAIRRLAVQSMFIKQRAAMGAGSVQQMAMNFVLTGNPGTGKTSIARKMGEVLQSMEILSTSNVVEASRATLVGKYMGETPKIVNNMCDKAMGGVLFIDEAYTLSDQNDTYGKEAIETLMKRMEDDRGKFVVIAAGYQDKMEEFLDMNPGLASRFTHKLHIDDYNEDELLSIFKSMAQKEQYTLSPAAEFKLLDVISKMIITKDNNFGNAREMRNLLDATIQQLSMRVSQLPPEQVTKETFQIIQPEDIKDI; encoded by the coding sequence ATGATTTGTGAGAATTGTCATAAGGAAAATAGAAATATTGCAAAATTCTGCCGTTGGTGTGGAACTCCTCTCGTTTCACAGAATGTGCTTGACAAGCTTGTAGGACTCGACGATTTAAAGAATCAACTTAAAACAATCGTTGACACCTACACATTCCTTCGTTCGCGAAAGGATGTTGCTACTGTACGACTCTCTGTGAATGCAATAATTATTGGTGAAACAGGTACCGGTAAAACAGCATTGGCGGAAATACTGAAAGAGTATTTCTATCAGCATAAGATTATTTCCAAGTCAAAACTTACTATTGTCGATGCTGTTGATTATAATCGTTTCGTTGATAATTGGGACGAGAATATTAAGAACGCCAGCGATGGAATTCTTTTCTTTGACAATGTTCAGAAACTTCTGCCAGATAAATATTCTAATCAGGTAAATCCTCTTGACAAACTTTTTGTCGAGATGGATAAATGGAATGACAATCCTATCGTTGTGATGGCAGGACTGCCAAAGGGACTTGACGATTTCCTTGAAAGCAATCCGGCAGTAACCAATCGTTTCAAATACACTTTCAGACTACCGACGCCCAACTATCATGAATTGACAGATATAGCCAAGATGGAGTTACGGATGAAGTATGGCATCCTGAACTTCTCGGCTGAAGCTGATAAACAGTTGGAACGCTATTTTAAGTATCAGATAAAAATAAAGGACGATACATTCGGAAATGCTCATTTGGCAATGAAGACTGCAGAAGATATCTTCACTTCTTTCATCAGTCGTGGTAGCAATGCCGAACAGGTAGAGATAGACGATATCAAGGGTTATGTTCCAAAGGAACGCTCACTTGACGAAATTCTGGCCGACCTCAATAATTACATTGGTATGAACGAGGTGAAGCAGGCTGTAAGGGAAATTGCCTATACTGTACAAAATAGTATTCAGCGTGCGGAACGTGGCTTGGGCGAACAAGAGAAGATGGGAATGCACATCGTTCTTACGGGTAATCCAGGTACTGGTAAGACAACTATTGCTCGTAAGCTTGGTGAAATTCTCTCAGCAATAGGCTATCTCGATTCAGGGCACGTTGTCGAAGTTGACCGCTCTCAAATGGTTAGTCAGTATCAAGGTGAAACGCCGAAGGTTGTCAATCGCTTGTGCGATAAAGCAATGGGTGGCATTCTGTTTGTCGATGAAGCATATACACTGGCACCTGTTAGCCAAACTGGCGACCGTGACGCTCAGGGTGCACAGGCACTTGAAACACTGATGAAGCGCATGGAAGATGATCGCGATAAGTTCGTGGTCATTGCAGCAGGTTATCGGACAGAGATGGAGAATTTGTTCCGTGTAAATCCTGGAATGCATAGCCGATTTAACTATTTCCTCAACATAGACGATTACACTCCTGATGAGCTGTATCAGATTATGACAGTCTTTGCAAAGGAGAAAAAGTATATCTTTACCCCTGAAGCTGAAGCGTTAACTCGTAAGTTAATTACTGAAATGTATGAGTCGCGTGGTAAAGACTTCGCTAACGGTCGTACAATGCGTTCGCTGTTTGATCAGATGTGTAAGAAGCAAGCACAGCGTTTACAACAGAACGACCTTTCACAAATGAGTAATGAAGAACTCATGACATTTGTCGAAAGTGACATTCCATACGAGGCTCCGAAAGATGTGAATTTGGATGATTGCTTGAAACAACTTGACGGTCTCGTTGGACTGAGTGGAGTGAAGCAGGAAATTTCTAACCTTGCTTCTTTCCTCACACTTCAGGTGAAACGTGGCGAGACAAATACCTTCCAAGGAAAGCATTATGTGTTTACAGGCAATCCTGGTACCGGTAAGACAACTGTTGCTCGTATTATGGCCAATGTATTCAAAACGCTGGGCATCGTTTCCCGTGGTCAACTTGTAGAAGCAGATCGTTCTAAGTTGGTTGCAGGCTATTCGGGACAGACAGCTATTAAGACAAATCAGTTGATTGATACGGCGTTGGGTGGCGTACTGTTTATAGACGAAGCATATACTTTAAAATCAAATGATGGTGATAGTTTTGGTGCAGAAGCAATTGACACGCTTTTGAAGCGTTTGGAGGACGATCGTGGTAAGTTCGTATGTATTGTGGCAGGTTATACTGACCAAATGCATGACTTTATCGATACTAATCCAGGATTGAAGAGCCGCTTCACGCAGACTATTCACTTCGATGATTATACACCAGATGAGCTCACACAGATTTTCATGAATATGGCTTCTGCCAAGCAGTTTACTGTAGATGCTTCTACAGAACAGGCTATTCATAGGCAGTTTGAACAGCTTTATTTGCGTAGGGATAAAAACTTTGGTAATGCTCGTGAAGCTCGCAGAATTTTTGATGAGGCCATTGAGAAACAGAGCCAGCGACTGATTACTCTGATGAACAATCCTGACTTTAAAGAGGAGGATATGTTCCGTATTACAGCAGAAGATCTTCCAATTACCCAGAGTCGTGCGGCTCGTCCACTTGATGATGTACTAAACGAACTCGATGAATTCATAGGAATGCGTTCAGTTAAGAATGCTATTCGTCGTCTTGCTGTACAGAGTATGTTTATCAAGCAACGTGCTGCGATGGGGGCCGGTAGTGTTCAACAGATGGCAATGAATTTTGTTCTGACAGGTAATCCTGGAACTGGTAAAACTTCAATAGCAAGAAAAATGGGTGAAGTCCTCCAGTCTATGGAAATTCTTTCTACTTCGAATGTCGTTGAAGCAAGTCGAGCTACTTTAGTAGGTAAATATATGGGTGAAACTCCAAAGATTGTCAATAATATGTGTGACAAAGCAATGGGTGGAGTTTTATTCATAGATGAGGCATATACTTTGTCTGACCAAAATGACACTTACGGCAAAGAAGCCATTGAAACATTGATGAAGCGTATGGAGGATGATAGAGGAAAGTTTGTCGTCATAGCTGCAGGATATCAGGATAAGATGGAAGAGTTTCTTGATATGAATCCTGGATTGGCGAGCCGCTTCACTCATAAACTCCACATCGATGATTATAATGAGGATGAACTCCTTTCAATATTCAAAAGTATGGCTCAGAAGGAACAATACACATTGTCACCTGCAGCTGAGTTTAAACTCTTGGATGTGATTAGTAAGATGATTATCACTAAGGATAATAATTTTGGCAACGCTCGTGAGATGCGTAATCTTCTTGATGCTACTATCCAGCAGTTGTCAATGCGAGTCTCTCAGCTGCCTCCTGAACAGGTAACAAAGGAGACGTTCCAAATAATTCAACCTGAAGATATTAAAGACATATGA
- a CDS encoding protein kinase, whose product MNDRTVLGNSSTSNNDIDAGDRTIVADRTLLSDRTVVADRTLVAERTVVIDNPAEITGGTADAAITHQPDLLPDDEPFVMNDGAQEGFMIKGTFYPLVRSLSETSGEAQIFLVKGRDEELVLKVYYPNYNINRKLMQTIHNFQFEMIVRLYDFGKTYVDGKHRYYELMEYLKGGTFQEFALQGDIDKFRRIALQAAASLAYCHQNNILHKDVKPSNFFFRDENHTQLVLGDFGISAMLENDGKVFRTTQARTPIYAAPEMYTDVIDGEVEITPAADFYSLGMTLFALWLGENPMSSNERVMMRQKSEGRLPRLNELPPRVKRLVQGLTCVNPQSRWKYEEVERWFLGEDVPIDMSSPFLRYKSFIVDPDRNLVADNLRELIPMLLENKKLAINYLYNGRITAWLETCGNLKLSALVKDIITNRFPVDQEAGLMASIYAMDLEYPYYDVNNEACDDVHSIAISLLSHKERYAMELQNPNNHLFLWLESRTKADVDRLRSYFTPDALPHVAVMRLVYEIDPDVPFLSNQPSANMQEIVHSFGVSEPQDDDWHSLIDGRLLSWMYCHEDVMACESLRILTQNQPFSMALAYKVLYNMDRDAAYDLKEANTPQAVGEILSAHLQKVQHMNIDDLKNEMDDFINPQGRFYYFAQLHGWYQETADANSCFDLTSEENRERLSAYDLHTALYRYCAILGATPKYKLPNGKVLSKVEDLDDKSLANSIRNELRTGSLSQWLSTFYHENPHQDFSDEYSYENTLKEWVLKLGSLDAQQMFYKRFVKAQKDTEERIEDVRRDWRMAHGRELSAQFFFYTLVAIWIGLLLIFGIDNTSTLLEHPYWTMLLPVGGCITAIVGVRSFLNGYGTFLSTLFGLIGGATTMIPIYLFKYVDAHYPSLFVATFILVSLVYVFVCYKTDFSYDDKTSAKAIREILNSEDINTSLLEPLYYTFKTKSFRYKSTKFGLLDDISNQIRSISGESVLHFVMWSIMFIVLIGEFCLFSPHLLNMNNPFKGKGEAVKTVIENVQEEITQ is encoded by the coding sequence ATGAATGACAGAACAGTTCTTGGGAATAGTTCAACTAGCAATAACGATATTGATGCAGGGGATCGTACTATTGTAGCTGACCGAACTCTTTTATCCGATCGTACAGTTGTCGCTGACCGTACCCTTGTTGCTGAGCGCACTGTTGTTATAGATAATCCGGCTGAGATAACAGGAGGAACGGCTGATGCTGCTATTACTCATCAACCTGATTTACTTCCAGACGATGAACCGTTTGTTATGAATGACGGGGCACAAGAAGGATTCATGATTAAAGGAACCTTTTACCCTTTAGTCCGTTCATTGAGCGAAACATCTGGAGAAGCTCAAATTTTCCTTGTGAAAGGCCGTGATGAAGAGCTGGTTTTAAAGGTCTATTATCCCAATTATAACATCAATAGAAAGTTGATGCAGACCATTCACAATTTCCAGTTTGAAATGATTGTACGACTGTATGATTTTGGAAAGACATATGTGGATGGTAAACATCGTTATTATGAACTGATGGAATACTTGAAGGGTGGGACATTTCAGGAGTTTGCTCTTCAGGGGGATATAGACAAGTTTCGTCGCATAGCTCTTCAGGCTGCAGCATCTCTTGCCTATTGCCATCAGAACAATATTCTTCATAAAGACGTAAAGCCTTCAAACTTCTTCTTCCGTGATGAAAATCATACTCAGTTGGTATTGGGAGACTTTGGCATTTCTGCAATGTTGGAGAACGATGGAAAAGTATTCCGTACTACCCAGGCTCGTACCCCAATATACGCTGCTCCTGAAATGTATACCGATGTAATAGACGGCGAGGTTGAGATTACTCCTGCTGCTGATTTTTATTCACTTGGTATGACTCTTTTTGCTTTGTGGCTGGGCGAAAATCCAATGAGTTCGAATGAACGAGTGATGATGCGCCAAAAAAGTGAAGGTCGTCTGCCTAGGCTCAACGAACTTCCCCCCAGAGTAAAGCGCCTTGTTCAAGGCCTTACTTGTGTGAATCCACAGAGTCGATGGAAATATGAAGAGGTTGAACGTTGGTTTCTTGGTGAAGATGTGCCCATTGACATGTCATCGCCTTTCTTGCGTTACAAGAGTTTTATTGTTGACCCTGACCGAAATCTTGTTGCCGATAACCTTCGCGAGCTTATTCCAATGCTGCTTGAAAATAAGAAGCTTGCTATTAATTACCTTTACAATGGACGTATTACAGCATGGCTCGAAACCTGTGGCAACCTGAAACTTTCGGCACTTGTAAAGGATATTATTACCAATCGCTTCCCTGTTGATCAAGAGGCAGGTCTCATGGCTTCTATCTATGCCATGGATTTGGAATATCCATATTACGATGTTAATAATGAGGCCTGTGATGATGTACATAGCATTGCAATTTCGTTGCTTAGCCATAAGGAAAGATATGCAATGGAGCTTCAGAATCCAAACAATCATCTATTCTTATGGTTGGAATCAAGAACGAAAGCAGATGTTGATAGACTTCGTTCCTATTTCACTCCTGATGCTCTGCCTCATGTGGCAGTAATGCGCTTGGTATATGAAATTGATCCAGACGTACCATTCTTATCAAATCAACCTTCTGCAAATATGCAGGAAATCGTTCATTCCTTTGGTGTATCAGAACCTCAGGATGATGATTGGCACTCACTTATTGACGGTCGTCTGCTTTCATGGATGTATTGTCATGAGGACGTAATGGCCTGTGAGTCACTTAGGATTCTGACTCAGAATCAGCCATTCTCTATGGCGCTTGCCTATAAGGTATTATATAATATGGACCGTGATGCGGCATACGACCTTAAGGAAGCTAATACTCCTCAAGCTGTTGGAGAGATACTTTCAGCTCATCTGCAGAAGGTTCAGCATATGAACATTGATGATTTGAAGAATGAGATGGATGATTTTATCAATCCACAAGGCCGCTTCTACTATTTCGCTCAGTTACATGGATGGTATCAGGAAACAGCAGATGCTAATTCATGCTTTGATTTGACATCCGAAGAGAACCGTGAACGTCTTAGTGCCTACGATCTTCATACGGCATTATATCGCTATTGTGCTATTCTTGGTGCAACTCCAAAGTATAAACTCCCTAACGGAAAGGTTCTTTCAAAAGTTGAAGACTTAGACGACAAAAGTTTAGCTAATAGCATTCGTAACGAGCTGCGTACAGGTTCACTATCACAATGGTTGTCTACATTTTATCATGAAAATCCACATCAGGACTTTTCAGATGAATATAGTTATGAAAATACATTGAAAGAATGGGTCTTGAAATTGGGATCGTTAGATGCACAGCAGATGTTCTACAAGCGTTTTGTTAAAGCTCAAAAAGATACGGAGGAACGCATTGAGGATGTTCGTCGTGACTGGAGAATGGCTCACGGCAGAGAATTGTCTGCACAATTTTTCTTCTATACATTAGTAGCTATATGGATAGGATTGTTGCTCATATTTGGAATTGACAATACTAGTACCCTTCTTGAGCATCCATATTGGACAATGCTATTACCTGTTGGCGGTTGTATAACAGCAATTGTAGGCGTACGATCATTTCTTAATGGCTATGGTACGTTCTTATCAACATTATTTGGATTAATTGGTGGCGCAACCACGATGATACCTATTTATTTATTCAAATATGTTGATGCTCATTATCCATCACTTTTTGTAGCGACTTTCATCTTAGTTTCACTAGTCTATGTATTTGTATGCTATAAGACAGATTTTAGCTATGATGATAAAACCAGTGCTAAGGCTATTCGTGAGATTTTGAATTCAGAAGATATCAATACGTCTCTGCTTGAACCTCTTTATTACACATTCAAGACAAAATCTTTCCGTTATAAGAGTACAAAATTCGGATTATTAGATGATATATCCAACCAGATAAGAAGTATTTCGGGTGAATCTGTTCTCCATTTCGTAATGTGGAGTATTATGTTCATCGTACTGATAGGTGAGTTCTGCCTATTTAGCCCACACTTATTAAATATGAATAATCCATTTAAGGGTAAGGGCGAGGCAGTAAAAACCGTTATTGAAAATGTTCAAGAAGAAATTACACAATGA
- a CDS encoding zinc ribbon domain-containing protein: MTDEIPLSSAQGQRQKSAEGASQGNMHSMAYTSAQPETIANNSLGGSCPSCGSPLDSDADFCEVCHHYVRPDVCSFCGAKFAPQDAFCPECGSPRGGIVCPTCNTLNDFAFCKQCGTPLTDDARQLMVQMRQMPEYREMVRLAREYDALSLENPIVSERDSIREKNSNMFRERVLKLLAQDEGVTTPAIPEIQNKRKSKEELQKEKNEKLARLSELLSKMETPPNPSPAYVRNYAMAQKPAGVRLAWVCNWKHAMHSSPCGCAKPQMGGKWVVLGRGSRQEIKDDN; this comes from the coding sequence ATGACTGACGAAATACCACTATCCTCAGCTCAAGGCCAACGCCAAAAGAGTGCTGAGGGTGCGTCTCAAGGAAATATGCATTCAATGGCATATACTTCGGCGCAACCCGAAACAATAGCAAATAATTCACTTGGTGGGTCATGTCCCAGTTGTGGCAGTCCTCTTGATTCTGATGCAGACTTTTGTGAAGTTTGTCATCATTACGTACGTCCGGATGTATGCTCTTTTTGTGGTGCAAAATTTGCCCCTCAGGATGCTTTTTGTCCTGAGTGTGGTTCTCCTCGTGGAGGTATAGTTTGTCCTACCTGTAACACTTTGAATGATTTTGCATTTTGCAAGCAATGCGGCACTCCTTTAACTGATGATGCTCGCCAATTGATGGTACAGATGAGACAGATGCCGGAATACCGTGAAATGGTAAGACTGGCTCGTGAATATGATGCTTTGTCATTGGAGAACCCAATCGTGTCAGAACGCGATTCTATACGTGAAAAGAATTCAAACATGTTTCGTGAACGTGTTCTGAAACTTCTTGCTCAGGATGAGGGTGTAACAACTCCTGCTATTCCTGAAATTCAAAATAAACGAAAATCAAAAGAAGAGCTTCAGAAAGAAAAGAATGAAAAGCTTGCCCGTCTCTCCGAACTGCTTAGCAAAATGGAAACCCCTCCCAATCCTTCTCCAGCTTATGTAAGGAATTATGCTATGGCTCAAAAACCTGCTGGTGTAAGGTTGGCATGGGTTTGTAATTGGAAGCATGCTATGCATAGCAGCCCTTGCGGTTGTGCTAAACCGCAAATGGGAGGTAAGTGGGTAGTTTTGGGACGTGGTTCTAGACAGGAAATCAAGGATGATAACTAA